In Enoplosus armatus isolate fEnoArm2 chromosome 2, fEnoArm2.hap1, whole genome shotgun sequence, one DNA window encodes the following:
- the LOC139291732 gene encoding polyunsaturated fatty acid lipoxygenase ALOX15B-like yields MVVYKVTISTGNRVYATTFNNVFIKLVGTEGESERQWLSGSLAFRRGEVSTFTVSCPVSIGKLILIELDKQCLLLFPEDNWFPDKVEVKSPEGDTYNFPIYRWITDSEVHFFREGTALKVYDDIRPLGQYSREKELKQREKDYRWDVYEEGIPHCMKAASPLSLPLEVRFSFTKTTEFNFTAATGLAELQLEGLADCKERWTDIDAISRSFCCRRTDTSDYVKKHWKEDAFFGYQYLNGVNPMLIRRCTALPKNFPVTDGMVFLQGQCSLAAEMKKGNIYLCDYKRLDGLEANIINGKKQYLMAPLVLFHKTPDDALMPIAIQLKQTPADDNPIFLPTDSEYDWLTAKIFVRSADFSEHQLNVHLLRTHLLAEVFAVSLLRNIPAVHPLYKLLIPHTRYTLQINTMARLLLISKTGVFTEYVASGGEALITILKRSLSSLTYSSLCIQDDIAERGLEGVPNFYYRDDGLKLWKLIHRFVEGVLSYYYKDDAEVQKDSELQKWILDIFEQGFLSQADTGIPQRFSTVAGLVKFVTMVIFTCSAQHAAVNSGQFDYGGWMPNAPPSLQLPPPTTKGTTSEATMLQTLPDVNATVNVMSTLWLLSQQSSDFVPLGDYPEDHFSEKIPCKLIKNFQGALEVLSAAIKVRNRSLDVPYTYLFPTEVENSVAI; encoded by the exons ATGGTGGTATACAAAGTGACCATATCCACTGGCAATCGCGTCTATGCCACCACTTTTAACAATGTCTTCATCAAGCTGGTGGGCACAGAAGGGGAGAGTGAACGCCAGTGGCTCAGCGGGTCTTTAGCCTTCAGAAGAGGAGAA GTGTCTACTTTCACCGTGTCCTGCCCCGTCTCCATTGGaaagctgattctgatagaGCTGGACAAACAGTGTCTCCTACTGTTCCCTGAAGACAACTGGTTCCCGGACAAGGTGGAAGTGAAATCCCCTGAGGGAGACACCTACAACTTTCCCATCTACCGCTGGATCACTGACAGCGAAGTGCACTTCTTCAGAGAGGGAACAG CTCTGAAAGTCTATGATGACATCCGTCCTCTTGGCCAGTACAGTCGGGAGAAGGAACTGAAGCAGCGAGAGAAAGACTATCG CTGGGATGTGTATGAAGAGGGAATACCTCACTGCATGAAGGCAGCGagccctctttctctgcctttggAGGTCCGCTTTTCCTTTACCAAGACTACGGAGTTTAACTTCACTGCAGCCACAGG gCTGGCTGAGCTGCAACTGGAGGGACTGGCTGATTGCAAAGAGAGGTGGACTGATATCGATGCTATCAGTCGGTCGTTCTGCTGCAGACGGACTGACACGTCAG acTATGTCAAGAAACATTGGAAGGAGGATGCATTTTTCGGGTACCAGTATCTGAATGGTGTCAACCCCATGTTGATCCGACGTTGTACAGCCCTGCCCAAAAACTTTCCTGTCACTGATGGCATGGTCTTCCTCCAGGGTCAATGCAGCTTGGCAGCTGAAATGAAG AAAGGCAACATATACCTGTGTGACTACAAGCGTCTGGATGGACTGGAAGCAAACATCATCAATGGGAAGAAGCAGTACTTGATGGCTCCACTCGTCCTTTTCCACAAAACACCTGATGATGCGCTGATGCCAATCGCTATTCAG CTGAAGCAGACTCCAGCAGATGACAATCCCATCTTTCTCCCTACTGATTCTGAGTACGACTGGTTGACGGCAAAGATTTTTGTGAGAAGTGCAGATTTCAGTGAGCATCAACTCAACGTTCACCTGCTGCGCACTCATCTGCTGGCTGAAGTTTTTGCAGTGTCACTGCTGCGCAACATCCCCGCGGTGCATCCACTGTACAAG CTCCTCATACCTCACACTCGCTACACTCTGCAGATCAACACCATGGCCCGACTTCTTCTAATATCTAAGACTGGAGTTTTCACAGAG TATGTAGCTTCTGGTGGAGAGGCGTTGATCACAATCCTGAAGAGATCACTGTCCTCACTGACCTACAGCTCCCTCTGCATACAAGACGACATTGCTGAGCGCGGGCTGGAGGGTGTGCCGAACTTCTACTACAGGGATGATGGACTTAAGCTTTGGAAACTCATCCACAG GTTTGTGGAAGGAGTGCTCAGCTACTACTACAAGGATGACGCTGAGGTCCAGAAAGACTCCGAACTGCAGAAGTggattttggacatttttgaacAGGGATTCCTTTCCCAAGCAGACACAG GAATTCCACAGAGATTCAGCACCGTGGCTGGGTTGGTAAAGTTTGTCACCATGGTGATCTTCACTTGCTCAGCACAGCACGCAGCCGTGAACTCTGGACAG TTTGACTATGGTGGCTGGATGCCCAACGCTCCACCCTCCTTGCAACTTCCTCCACCAACCACAAAGGGGACAACAAGCGAGGCCACGATGCTGCAGACGTTACCTGATGTCAACGCAACAGTTAATGTAATGTCCACCTTGTGGCTTCTCAGCCAGCAGTCCTCTGACTTC GTCCCTCTTGGCGACTACCCGGAGGACCATTTCAGTGAGAAGATTCCCTGCAAGCTGATTAAGAATTTTCAAGGGGCACTTGAAGTGTTAAGTGCAGCCATCAAGGTCAGAAACAGGAGTCTGGATGTCCCATACACATACCTGTTTCCAACAGAAGTAGAAAATAGTGTGGCCATTTGA
- the ccdc86 gene encoding coiled-coil domain-containing protein 86: MSKTQSAMSEEKPDSEVGRGEEEVLDPPPETRRTRSGRKVRTPAALLDSEPPVRTPSRRTRRSVLQELPVAVEEKNTEEAARRPESLPEEKLSMSGEPEPCTVSEPAEPHTEAAADADRAGVIGSGDIHLSGPAPAETGPTSTETVPKKKPRLASSGKQNPVMPLGKPKSGRVWKDRSKQRFSALVRDKPLCSSWEKKMEAKREKDLMKRYSLQLKEEKAKQKEEKRKRREDNLKRRAENERKSEIVQVIRNTAKIKRMKKKQLRKIEKRDTLALLQKSQKQRVKANGQKSKKVDQDLT; the protein is encoded by the exons atgtcGAAGACGCAGTCAGCTATGTCAGAAGAAAAGCCCGATTCTGAAGTGGGGcgcggagaggaggaggtcctAGATCCGCCGCCGGAGACTAGACGGACCCGCAGCGGCCGCAAAGTGCGCACTCCTGCCGCATTGCTAGACTCAGAACCCCCGGTGAGGACTCCGAGCCGGAGGACCAGGAGGTCTGTCCTCCAGGAGCTGCCGGTGGCGGtggaagagaaaaacactgaggaggCAGCGCGGAGACCGGAGAGTCTGCCTGAGGAGAAGCTCAGTATGTCCGGTGAGCCGGAGCCGTGCACCGTGTCAGAGCCGGCGGAGCCGCACACAGAGGCGGCAGCAGATGCAGACAGAGCCGGCGTTATCGGGAGCGGAGACATTCATCTGTCCGGGCCTGCACCGGCAGAAACGGGACCCACGAGTACCGAGACCGTCCCAAAGAAGAAGCCTCGTTTGGCTTcaagtggaaaacaaaatcCGGTCATGCCGCTGGGGAAACCGAAATCTGGGAGAGTGTGGAAGGACCGCAGTAAGCAGAG ATTCTCTGCACTGGTAAGAGATAAACCGCTGTGCTCCTCTTGGGAAAAGAAGATGGAGGCCAAGCGGGAGAAGGACCTGATGAAACGGTATTCTTTGCAGCTTAAAGAGGAGAAAGCCAAACAGAAAGAG gaaaagaggaaaaggagagaagacaaCTTGAAACGTCGCGCAGAGAACGAACGCAAATCAGAGATTGTGCAAGTG ATCAGGAACACAGCAAAGAtcaagaggatgaagaagaaacaaCTCAGGAAAATAGAGAAGAGAGACACGCTGGCTCTGCTGCAGAAGTCACAGAAGCAGAGGGTAAAAGCCAACGGGCAGAAGAGTAAAAAGGTTGACCAAGATCTGACCTGA
- the rnf24 gene encoding RING finger protein 24, whose protein sequence is MSSDFPHYSFRMPNIGFQNLPLNIYIVVFGTAIFVFILSLLFCCYLIRLRHQAHKELYAYKQVIQKEKVKELNLHEICAVCLEEFKQKDELGICPCKHAFHRKCLIKWLEVRKVCPLCNMPVLQLAQQAGSTDASVPIQQPLPGIENLV, encoded by the exons ATGAGCTCCGATTTCCCGCACTACAGTTTCAGGATGCCAAATATAGGGTTCCAGAACCTTCCCCTTAACATCTACATTGTGGTGTTTGGGACAGCCATCTTTGTCTTCatcctcagcctcctcttctgCTGCTACTTAATAAG GTTACGGCATCAGGCGCACAAAGAGCTATATGCATACAAACAA GTCATTCAGAAGGAAAAAGTCAAAGAGCTAAATTTGCATGAG ATATGCGCAGTGTGCTTGGAAGAGTTCAAACAGAAAGACGAGCTGGGGATTTGTCCATGCAAACATGCCTTTCATAGGAA GTGCCTCATTAAGTGGTTGGAGGTGAGGAAAGTGTGCCCGCTGTGCAACATGCCCGTCTTGCAGCTCGCCCAGCAGGCTGGCAGCACGGACGCCTCTGTGCCAATACAGCAGCCTCTGCCCGGGATCGAGAACCTGGTGTAG